From the genome of Natronolimnobius baerhuensis:
GATCGCCCGACTACGCCGAGAGCACAACCGCGCACGCGTCTCGTCCAAATCCGAGCGCAATCAGGTGCTTGGCTACACCGAAATCAAACGCATCACGAACCGGCTGTCACTTCCAGAGTACGTCCGAGAGCAGGCCTGTACACTGTTCAAATCCGCCCAAGCCGACGGGCTCTTTCAGGGTCGCTCACTCGAGGGCTTTGCCGCCGCTGCCGTCTATGCCACCTCCCGAACACGGTCGAGTCCACGAACTATCGCCGAAGTAACCGCCATTTCCTACGCCGACGAAGACGAGCTTAACGCCGCCTACAGCGCCTTGAACCGCGAAATTGGCCTCGAAACAGGCCCAATCAATCCGGTCGAGTACCTCCCCCGGTATGCATCGACACTCGAGGTGAATTCGACTGTTGAACGACAGGCACACGCCTACGCAAACGCGTTAGTCGACGCTGAGCGTGTCAGTGGCCGAAACCCAAGCGGTATCGCCGGTGGCTGTCTGTACAAAGCAGCCGGTGAGTGCGAGGACGCCCCATCGCTCACCCAGGCAACCGTCGCCGACGTTGCCGACGTTGCCCCGGTAACGATCCGCTCAACGGTCGAACTCATCCAAGAACTGTCTGCGTGAGCAGAATCGATTGCCG
Proteins encoded in this window:
- a CDS encoding transcription initiation factor IIB, translating into MSQSYSNQTCPECNGRLRQQNTEIVCENCGLVSGEDAIDHGPEWRSFDGIQSSRRRTGAPLTRSRHDRGLSTEIGYGTSADSRYQTRLSGRKRRQIARLRREHNRARVSSKSERNQVLGYTEIKRITNRLSLPEYVREQACTLFKSAQADGLFQGRSLEGFAAAAVYATSRTRSSPRTIAEVTAISYADEDELNAAYSALNREIGLETGPINPVEYLPRYASTLEVNSTVERQAHAYANALVDAERVSGRNPSGIAGGCLYKAAGECEDAPSLTQATVADVADVAPVTIRSTVELIQELSA